One genomic window of Candidatus Methylomirabilota bacterium includes the following:
- a CDS encoding ABC transporter permease — protein sequence MAIRAASLGGTSLGAIALGQFRRSIVGLVGAALVGLFILVAALAPLLSPYDPVATDFAEVLTPPSAKHLFGTDDIGRDILSRVIYGSRVSMQAGLFTVAVALSIGLPLGLIAGYVGGRVDNLLMRALEVVLSFPGLVLALGITAVLGPKLIHALFAIGVVFVPNFARLIRAQVLTVKENDFVAAARALGASDGRLVILHILPNCLAPLLVQSSFSVAFGILTESALSFLGMGTQPPTPSWGIMLSMGRGYLEQAPWLGAFPGAAIFLTVLGFNLLGDGIRDALDPRLKT from the coding sequence ATGGCGATTCGTGCGGCGTCCCTCGGCGGCACCAGCCTCGGCGCCATCGCGCTCGGCCAGTTCCGGCGGAGCATCGTGGGGCTGGTCGGCGCGGCGCTCGTGGGGCTCTTCATCCTCGTGGCCGCGCTGGCGCCGCTGCTGAGTCCCTACGACCCCGTGGCCACGGACTTCGCCGAGGTGCTGACGCCGCCCTCCGCCAAGCATCTCTTCGGCACCGACGACATTGGCCGCGACATCCTGAGCCGCGTGATCTACGGCAGCCGCGTGTCCATGCAGGCCGGGCTCTTCACGGTGGCGGTGGCGCTCTCCATCGGCCTTCCGCTCGGCCTCATCGCCGGCTACGTCGGCGGGCGCGTGGACAACCTGCTCATGCGCGCGCTCGAGGTCGTGCTCTCCTTTCCGGGTCTCGTGCTCGCGCTGGGCATCACCGCGGTGCTCGGGCCCAAGCTGATCCACGCCCTCTTCGCCATCGGCGTCGTGTTCGTGCCGAACTTCGCACGGCTGATCCGGGCGCAGGTGCTGACCGTGAAGGAGAACGACTTCGTGGCGGCGGCGCGCGCGCTCGGCGCCTCCGACGGCCGGCTCGTGATCCTGCACATCCTCCCCAACTGCCTGGCGCCGTTGCTCGTGCAGTCCTCCTTCTCGGTGGCCTTCGGCATCCTCACCGAGTCCGCGCTCTCGTTCCTGGGCATGGGCACGCAGCCGCCAACACCGTCGTGGGGCATCATGCTCTCGATGGGGCGGGGCTACCTCGAGCAGGCGCCCTGGCTGGGCGCGTTTCCCGGCGCCGCCATCTTCCTCACCGTGCTCGGCTTCAACCTCCTCGGCGACGGCATCCGCGACGCGCTCGACCCGCGGCTCAAGACCTGA
- the nikB gene encoding nickel ABC transporter permease gives MLQLIGRRLLATLPLLLAVSVVVFSFIHMLPGDPAVLFLGEEATPDNLARFRAKLGFDRPLVVQYGDWLGHAVRGDLGRSIRTNQPVVSAIVERLPVTLRLIGMAMLISLCIALPLGIVSAVKRNSGVDLASTFFALFGFSTPNFWLGLILIYVFALVLRWLPPSGFDGTRSLILPAITLGTALAALVTRQLRSGMLEVLRQDYVRTAQAKGLADRVVIGKHALKNALISVVTVIGLQIGALLGNTIITESLFALPGVGRLMIDSVFSRDFFVVQGVILFLAVGYVVANLAVDILYSYLDPRIRVH, from the coding sequence ATGCTTCAGCTGATCGGGCGGCGCCTGCTCGCCACGCTGCCGCTCCTGCTGGCGGTGAGCGTGGTGGTGTTCTCGTTCATTCACATGCTGCCCGGCGACCCCGCCGTGCTCTTCCTCGGCGAGGAAGCGACGCCGGACAACCTCGCCCGCTTCCGGGCGAAGCTGGGCTTCGACCGGCCGCTCGTCGTCCAGTACGGCGACTGGCTGGGCCACGCCGTGCGCGGCGATCTCGGCCGGTCGATCAGGACCAACCAGCCGGTTGTATCCGCCATCGTCGAGCGGCTGCCGGTGACGCTCCGGCTGATCGGGATGGCCATGCTCATTTCCCTCTGCATCGCCCTGCCCCTCGGCATCGTCTCCGCGGTGAAGCGGAACTCCGGCGTGGACCTCGCCAGCACGTTCTTTGCCCTCTTCGGCTTCTCCACGCCCAATTTCTGGCTGGGCCTGATCCTCATCTACGTCTTCGCTCTCGTGCTGCGGTGGCTGCCGCCCTCGGGCTTCGACGGGACGCGCTCGCTGATCCTGCCCGCGATCACGCTCGGCACCGCGCTGGCCGCGCTCGTCACCCGCCAGCTCCGCTCGGGCATGCTCGAGGTGCTGCGCCAGGACTACGTGCGCACCGCACAGGCGAAGGGGCTCGCCGACCGCGTGGTGATCGGCAAGCATGCGCTCAAGAACGCGCTGATCTCGGTGGTGACGGTGATCGGGCTTCAGATCGGCGCGCTCCTCGGCAACACCATCATCACCGAGAGCCTGTTCGCGTTGCCCGGCGTCGGGCGACTCATGATCGACTCCGTGTTCAGCCGCGACTTCTTCGTGGTCCAGGGCGTGATCCTGTTCCTCGCGGTGGGCTACGTCGTCGCGAACCTCGCCGTGGACATCCTCTACTCGTATCTGGATCCGCGGATCCGGGTGCACTGA
- a CDS encoding ABC transporter substrate-binding protein, which translates to MAGWRRMVLLGVLASVGFWLATAPADAQVRGGTLRIGMDADNTTMDPHLSTAAVDRQVYNNIYGKLFDIDAKFGIVPQLVQSWEVKSGGLLYVFKLRRGVKFHDGTDFNADIVKWNFDRMRDPALASPRRSEIAPVKDVKVVDPYTVELTLSTPYAPLLSVLTDRAGMMVSKAAVEKYKDDYARNPVGTGPFRFVEWMKDDHLTIKRFDGYWEKGLPYLDEVIYRPIPDQSVRFTAMRTGQIDFMHQIAPKDVAAAKAEKGLKVSEIPSLWWQGIHLNNQVAPFTSKPIRQAIWYAVDRTVIQRVAYQGLGTPAWSPFPSSMWAQDTDFSDWRRDPAKAKAKLAEGGMPNGLSFTVKGLPAQVQELQIIQAQLKDVGVDMKIEQLEFGKLLADLNSHNFVALRIGWSGRPDPDGNAHAFLHSKGGLNRVRYSNPKMDELLDAARTEGDQAKRKALYAQVTRIAAEDAPYIWIHHDAEVKVWGEHVKGFEHISDGMIRVKGVSLDKK; encoded by the coding sequence ATGGCGGGTTGGCGGCGCATGGTGCTCCTGGGCGTGCTCGCCTCGGTGGGATTCTGGCTCGCCACCGCGCCGGCGGACGCGCAGGTGCGGGGTGGGACGCTGCGCATCGGGATGGACGCGGACAACACGACCATGGACCCGCATCTCTCCACCGCCGCGGTGGACCGGCAGGTCTACAACAACATCTACGGCAAGCTCTTCGACATCGACGCGAAGTTCGGCATCGTGCCGCAGCTCGTGCAGTCCTGGGAGGTCAAGTCCGGCGGCCTCCTGTACGTCTTCAAGCTCCGCCGCGGCGTCAAGTTTCACGACGGCACCGACTTCAACGCCGACATCGTGAAGTGGAACTTCGACCGCATGCGCGATCCCGCCCTGGCCTCCCCCCGTCGCAGCGAGATTGCCCCCGTGAAGGACGTGAAGGTGGTGGATCCCTACACGGTGGAGCTCACCCTGTCCACCCCCTACGCGCCCTTGCTGTCCGTCCTCACCGATCGCGCGGGGATGATGGTGTCGAAAGCCGCCGTCGAGAAGTACAAGGACGACTACGCGCGCAATCCCGTGGGCACCGGGCCCTTTCGCTTCGTGGAGTGGATGAAGGACGACCACCTCACGATCAAGCGCTTCGACGGCTACTGGGAGAAGGGCCTGCCCTATCTCGACGAGGTGATCTACCGGCCCATCCCGGACCAGTCCGTGCGGTTCACCGCGATGCGCACGGGGCAGATCGACTTCATGCACCAGATCGCGCCGAAGGACGTGGCGGCGGCCAAGGCCGAGAAGGGGCTCAAGGTCTCCGAGATCCCGAGCCTCTGGTGGCAGGGTATTCATTTGAACAATCAGGTGGCGCCGTTCACGAGCAAGCCGATCCGCCAGGCCATCTGGTATGCGGTGGACCGCACCGTGATACAGCGCGTGGCGTACCAGGGGCTGGGCACGCCGGCCTGGAGCCCGTTCCCCTCGAGCATGTGGGCGCAGGACACGGACTTCTCCGACTGGCGCCGCGATCCCGCCAAGGCCAAGGCGAAGCTCGCCGAGGGCGGGATGCCCAACGGCTTGTCCTTCACCGTGAAGGGACTGCCCGCGCAGGTGCAGGAGCTCCAGATCATCCAGGCCCAGCTCAAGGACGTCGGCGTGGACATGAAGATCGAGCAGCTCGAGTTCGGCAAGCTCCTCGCCGACCTCAACAGCCACAACTTCGTGGCCCTCCGCATCGGCTGGTCCGGGCGTCCCGACCCCGACGGCAACGCCCACGCGTTCCTGCACAGCAAGGGCGGCCTCAACCGCGTGCGCTACAGCAACCCCAAGATGGACGAGCTGCTGGACGCCGCGCGCACGGAGGGCGACCAGGCCAAGCGCAAGGCGCTCTACGCCCAGGTCACCCGGATCGCCGCGGAGGACGCTCCCTACATCTGGATTCACCACGACGCCGAGGTGAAGGTGTGGGGCGAGCACGTCAAGGGCTTCGAGCACATCTCGGACGGGATGATCCGCGTCAAGGGGGTCTCGCTCGACAAGAAGTAA
- a CDS encoding phytanoyl-CoA dioxygenase family protein, with protein sequence MTGYTGAVSRLLSSEQRARYARDGFLVLPGLLSPAEAARLGAWTDELTAWPEVPGRHMVYWEPHRTEPGRRVRNRIENFEPYHEGFRALFAGRLAEVAAALLGGPAALFKDKINFKMPGGTGFEPHQDQQAGWSVFAPLFLTALVSIDDATVENGCLELAAGQHRRGLVGAEWKPLGEAETAGMRFEVCPTQSGDAVFFDSYVPHRSAPNGTDAPRRVLYVTYNRASDGDHRLRYFAEKRRSYPPDCEREPGREYVYRV encoded by the coding sequence ATGACTGGCTATACTGGGGCGGTGAGCCGGCTTCTTTCATCCGAGCAACGCGCCCGCTACGCACGCGACGGCTTCCTCGTCCTTCCCGGCCTGCTCTCGCCCGCGGAGGCCGCGCGTCTCGGCGCGTGGACCGACGAGCTCACCGCCTGGCCGGAAGTGCCGGGGCGGCACATGGTCTACTGGGAGCCGCATCGCACCGAGCCGGGGCGCCGCGTCCGGAACCGCATCGAAAATTTCGAGCCGTACCACGAGGGTTTTCGCGCGCTGTTCGCGGGTCGGCTCGCGGAAGTCGCCGCGGCCCTGCTCGGCGGGCCGGCGGCGCTCTTCAAGGACAAGATCAACTTCAAGATGCCGGGCGGGACCGGCTTCGAGCCCCATCAGGACCAGCAGGCGGGCTGGTCGGTCTTCGCCCCGCTCTTCCTCACCGCACTCGTGAGCATCGATGACGCCACTGTCGAGAACGGCTGTCTCGAGCTCGCGGCCGGACAGCACCGGCGTGGCCTCGTGGGCGCCGAGTGGAAGCCGCTCGGCGAGGCGGAGACAGCAGGCATGCGCTTCGAGGTCTGCCCCACGCAGTCGGGCGACGCGGTGTTCTTCGATTCCTACGTGCCCCACCGGTCCGCGCCCAATGGCACCGACGCGCCCCGCCGCGTGCTCTACGTCACCTACAATCGCGCGTCCGACGGCGACCACCGGCTTCGCTATTTCGCGGAGAAGCGCCGCTCGTATCCTCCCGACTGCGAGCGGGAGCCTGGCCGGGAGTACGTGTACCGCGTCTGA
- a CDS encoding MaoC family dehydratase has translation MSTRYFEDFKVGDVVEAGSRTVTKEEVLAFAREFDPQPFHVDEPAAKQSIYGGLIASGWHSGSLLMRMFYEAVFRDAASMGSPGIDELRWLKPVRPGDTLSFRATVLEATPSRSKPDRGLIKTHCELLNQHGEVVMSLKPINFIRRRPSP, from the coding sequence ATGTCCACGCGCTACTTCGAAGACTTCAAGGTCGGCGACGTCGTCGAGGCCGGCTCCCGCACCGTCACCAAGGAGGAAGTGCTCGCCTTCGCCCGCGAGTTCGATCCCCAGCCGTTCCACGTCGACGAGCCGGCGGCGAAGCAATCGATCTACGGGGGGCTCATCGCGAGCGGCTGGCACTCCGGCTCCCTGCTCATGCGCATGTTCTACGAGGCGGTGTTTCGCGACGCCGCGTCGATGGGCTCGCCTGGCATCGACGAGCTGCGCTGGCTCAAGCCGGTTCGCCCGGGCGACACCCTGAGCTTCCGCGCGACCGTGCTCGAGGCGACGCCGTCGCGCTCCAAGCCGGACCGGGGGCTCATCAAGACCCACTGCGAGCTGCTGAACCAGCACGGCGAGGTGGTGATGTCGCTCAAGCCCATCAACTTCATCCGGCGGCGCCCCTCCCCCTGA
- a CDS encoding phosphoribosyltransferase family protein, with translation MSEIVIGAYADAERAVAALAPRPAARRAAVLPRGVVGDEARLALRDAGIECLTTLDAGGPAEATWLARELADAEGWTLADGAGGGAGAAGQGPGDVVGWYELRVAPHALTTDRPITRLHGARHYIASFNLLGQGRLNQRCGELLYERLADEGIARDESFDTVVCSESKAVGMVQVLVESFGLDRYVVLRKGLKNYMPRAPRPPLVEEATSITTAGAQALVLDPLDLALVEGRRVLLVDDVVATGGTVRAACRLLGRAGATVAATATVLLKGPEPDVPRFVALARPLL, from the coding sequence GTGAGCGAGATCGTCATTGGCGCCTACGCCGATGCGGAGCGGGCGGTGGCGGCGCTCGCCCCGCGCCCCGCCGCCCGCCGCGCCGCCGTGCTGCCCCGGGGCGTCGTGGGCGACGAGGCGCGGCTGGCCCTCCGCGACGCGGGCATCGAGTGCCTGACCACGCTGGACGCCGGCGGGCCCGCCGAGGCAACCTGGCTGGCCCGCGAGCTGGCGGATGCCGAGGGGTGGACGCTGGCCGACGGAGCCGGCGGCGGCGCCGGCGCCGCGGGGCAGGGGCCGGGCGACGTGGTCGGCTGGTACGAGCTGCGCGTGGCGCCCCATGCCCTCACCACCGACCGGCCGATCACGCGCCTCCATGGCGCGCGGCACTACATCGCCTCGTTCAACCTGCTCGGACAGGGACGCCTGAACCAGCGCTGCGGCGAGCTCCTCTACGAGCGCCTGGCCGACGAGGGCATCGCGCGAGACGAATCCTTCGACACCGTGGTCTGCTCCGAATCCAAGGCGGTGGGCATGGTGCAGGTGCTGGTCGAGTCCTTCGGTCTCGACCGCTACGTCGTGCTCCGCAAGGGTCTCAAGAACTACATGCCGCGCGCGCCGCGGCCGCCCCTCGTCGAAGAGGCCACCAGCATCACCACCGCGGGCGCCCAGGCCCTCGTGCTCGACCCGCTCGACCTCGCCCTCGTCGAGGGCCGCCGCGTCCTCCTCGTGGACGACGTCGTCGCCACCGGGGGCACCGTCCGCGCCGCCTGCCGCCTGCTCGGGCGCGCGGGGGCGACCGTCGCCGCCACCGCCACCGTCCTGCTCAAGGGCCCCGAGCCCGACGTGCCTCGCTTCGTCGCGCTCGCGCGGCCCCTCCTCTGA
- a CDS encoding isocitrate/isopropylmalate family dehydrogenase — MSRDLVLIQGGGVGLDEEAAVRRIVAAAGVDVRWRVFEAGQAAMDKGLPPLPPATLEAVREAGRALKTKLLNPPGSHDTNFNVELRRALELFASVRPLRNLEGVPARFRNVDILLVREITEDLYAAGEHEIVPGVVQSIKVVTEAACRRICRFAFALARVEGRKVIHCIHKANILKLADGLFLECFRETARDFPEILPREMIVDNCCMQLVSNPAQFQMLVTGNLYGDLLSDLGAGLVGGISATVGINHGVWHGAPLRVYESIHGAPREVVGENRANPLALTFAACALLRDEGEAAAAERIRGAVRRVLEAGRVRTGDLGGTATTLDMAAAIESALREAA, encoded by the coding sequence GTGAGCCGCGACCTCGTCCTCATCCAGGGCGGCGGGGTCGGCCTCGACGAGGAGGCGGCGGTGCGCCGCATCGTGGCCGCCGCCGGCGTGGACGTGCGCTGGCGTGTCTTCGAGGCCGGCCAGGCCGCCATGGACAAGGGCCTGCCGCCCCTGCCGCCCGCCACGCTGGAGGCGGTGCGGGAGGCCGGCCGCGCGCTCAAGACCAAGCTCCTGAACCCGCCGGGTAGCCACGACACCAACTTCAACGTGGAGCTGCGCCGCGCCCTCGAGCTCTTCGCCTCGGTGCGCCCGCTCCGCAACCTCGAGGGCGTGCCCGCGCGCTTCCGCAACGTGGACATCCTCCTCGTGCGAGAGATCACGGAGGATCTCTACGCGGCCGGCGAGCACGAGATCGTGCCGGGCGTGGTGCAGAGCATCAAGGTGGTGACGGAGGCGGCCTGCCGCCGGATCTGCCGCTTCGCTTTTGCCCTCGCCCGAGTCGAGGGCCGGAAGGTCATCCACTGCATCCACAAGGCGAATATCTTGAAGCTCGCCGACGGCCTCTTCCTCGAGTGCTTCCGCGAGACCGCGCGCGATTTCCCGGAGATCCTGCCGCGGGAGATGATCGTGGACAACTGCTGCATGCAGCTCGTGTCCAACCCCGCCCAGTTCCAGATGCTGGTCACCGGCAATCTCTACGGCGACCTCCTGAGCGATCTCGGCGCGGGGCTCGTCGGGGGGATCTCCGCGACGGTAGGCATCAACCACGGCGTCTGGCACGGCGCGCCGCTCCGCGTGTACGAATCCATCCACGGGGCGCCGCGCGAGGTGGTGGGGGAGAACCGCGCCAATCCCCTCGCGCTCACGTTCGCCGCCTGCGCGCTGCTTCGTGATGAGGGCGAAGCGGCGGCCGCCGAGCGCATCCGCGGCGCGGTGCGCCGCGTGCTCGAGGCGGGACGCGTGCGCACGGGCGATCTGGGGGGCACCGCCACCACGCTCGACATGGCCGCCGCCATCGAGTCGGCGCTGCGCGAGGCGGCGTGA
- a CDS encoding isocitrate/isopropylmalate dehydrogenase family protein, giving the protein MKVVLIPGDGIGPEVSAAAQEVVAAAGVAIDWDIAHAGVAAAERFGDPLPEATLAAVRRHRVALKGPCTTPIGGGFRSINVRLRQGLDLFASVRPVRTLPGVTVPFDHVDLVVVRENTEGLYSGLEHVVVPGVIESLRIVTRAAADRIVRFAFELARREGRRRVTFCHKVDVLRLSDGLFLDAARAVAEAYPFIEFEERRIDNLCMELALDPSRFDVLVMENLFGDVISDLCAGLVGGLGLVPGANIGERYAVFEAVHGSAPDIAGKGLANPIAVIRSAALLLDHIGQRQAARRVETAVERTLAARRGLTRDLGGQGTTRSLTDQIIAYLKEAA; this is encoded by the coding sequence ATGAAGGTCGTGCTGATTCCCGGCGACGGCATCGGCCCCGAGGTGTCGGCGGCGGCGCAGGAAGTCGTGGCGGCGGCGGGCGTCGCCATCGACTGGGACATCGCGCATGCCGGCGTGGCCGCCGCCGAGCGGTTCGGCGATCCCTTGCCCGAGGCGACGCTGGCGGCGGTGCGGCGCCACCGCGTGGCGCTCAAGGGCCCGTGCACCACGCCCATCGGCGGGGGCTTCCGCTCCATCAACGTGCGCCTGCGCCAGGGGTTGGATCTCTTCGCGAGCGTGCGCCCGGTGCGCACCTTGCCCGGCGTCACCGTGCCCTTCGACCACGTGGACCTCGTGGTCGTCCGCGAGAACACGGAAGGCCTCTACTCCGGGCTCGAGCACGTGGTGGTGCCGGGCGTGATCGAGAGCCTGCGCATCGTGACGCGTGCGGCTGCCGACCGCATCGTGCGCTTCGCCTTCGAGCTCGCGCGACGCGAGGGGCGCCGGCGCGTGACCTTCTGCCACAAGGTGGACGTGCTCCGTCTCTCCGACGGCCTCTTTCTCGATGCCGCCCGCGCCGTCGCCGAGGCGTATCCCTTCATCGAGTTCGAGGAGCGCCGCATCGACAACCTCTGCATGGAGCTGGCCCTCGATCCCTCGCGCTTCGACGTGCTCGTGATGGAGAACCTCTTCGGCGACGTGATCAGCGACCTCTGCGCGGGGCTGGTGGGCGGGCTCGGCCTGGTCCCCGGCGCCAACATCGGCGAGCGCTACGCGGTGTTCGAGGCCGTGCACGGGAGCGCGCCCGACATCGCCGGCAAGGGGCTGGCAAACCCCATCGCCGTCATCCGCTCCGCCGCGCTGCTCCTCGACCACATCGGCCAGCGCCAGGCGGCCCGCCGCGTGGAGACCGCGGTGGAGCGCACCCTCGCCGCCCGGCGCGGGCTCACCCGCGATCTGGGCGGGCAGGGCACCACGCGCAGCCTGACCGACCAGATCATCGCGTATCTGAAGGAGGCCGCGTGA
- a CDS encoding peroxidase-related enzyme (This protein belongs to a clade of uncharacterized proteins related to peroxidases such as the alkylhydroperoxidase AhpD.), which translates to MAWIGETHEDRAEGTLKDAYARIVRALGRVIPFYRAYSVSPAHLHAHLDFYERIGKLGVLSKRRKELIAVAVSAENGCRDCTQLHSELLRAHRVDETVVGVLAADPDRALADGLVTGPDAVVVAYALKLTRAPRAMAPADVDSLRAAGLSEPEIFEVALLTGYFNYTNRIGVGLGVEPE; encoded by the coding sequence ATGGCCTGGATCGGCGAAACCCACGAAGACAGGGCGGAGGGCACGCTCAAGGACGCGTACGCGCGCATCGTGCGCGCGCTCGGCCGCGTCATTCCCTTCTACCGCGCATACAGCGTGAGCCCCGCGCATCTGCACGCGCACCTGGACTTCTACGAGCGCATCGGCAAGCTCGGCGTGCTGTCGAAGCGGCGGAAGGAGCTGATCGCGGTGGCGGTCTCCGCGGAGAACGGCTGCCGCGATTGCACCCAGCTCCACTCGGAGCTGCTCCGCGCGCACCGCGTGGACGAGACGGTGGTGGGCGTTCTCGCCGCCGACCCCGACCGCGCTCTCGCCGACGGGCTCGTGACCGGGCCCGACGCCGTCGTCGTGGCCTACGCGCTCAAGCTCACGCGCGCGCCCCGCGCCATGGCGCCGGCGGACGTGGACAGCCTCCGGGCGGCCGGCCTCTCCGAGCCCGAGATCTTCGAGGTGGCGCTCCTCACCGGATATTTCAACTACACGAACCGCATCGGGGTGGGGCTGGGCGTCGAGCCGGAGTGA
- a CDS encoding ABC transporter substrate-binding protein produces MTRTRIARALPALLVLTALSFTIAERAGAAPEGTMTWGVHVTLANRWLDPAETEALVTPFLVLYAIHDALVKPMPGVASGPSLAESWTPSKDGLAYDFVLRKNVKFHNGDPLTSEDVKFSFDRYKGAAAKLIKDRVKEVQTPDPLHVRIILKEPWPDFMAFFGTTASGIGWVVPKKYVEKVGDEGFKKAPIGAGPYKVVSFNPGVDLVLEAFEGYWRKAPAVKRLVFRSITDEATRAAAVKRGEVDIAYLVSGPIAEELKRTPGFKVASPLPSLGKYWLDFPEQANPKSPWHDRRVRLAASLAVDRKAVSDAEWLGFARPSGSIVPKAMEFALDIPPAPYDPTKAKALLAEAGFPNGLDAGDFTPFPPYFSMGEAIANYLRAVGIRTSLKTMERAAFLTAWREKKIPGVIMALVAPAGNAATRLEPFVTKDGFYSYSVIPEAEDLFIRQSRELDRKKREAMLQQIQKLIADRVTHAPLMESAFLWAVGPRVEESGMSLIPGHAYSAPYEDVKVKK; encoded by the coding sequence ATGACCCGGACCCGGATCGCTCGCGCCTTGCCCGCGCTGCTCGTTCTCACCGCGCTCTCATTCACCATCGCCGAACGTGCCGGCGCCGCGCCCGAGGGCACCATGACGTGGGGCGTGCATGTGACCCTCGCCAACCGCTGGCTCGACCCTGCGGAGACCGAGGCGCTGGTCACGCCGTTCCTCGTGCTCTACGCCATCCACGACGCGCTCGTGAAGCCGATGCCAGGCGTCGCCTCGGGGCCGAGCCTCGCCGAGTCGTGGACACCGTCGAAGGACGGGCTCGCCTACGACTTCGTACTGCGCAAGAACGTCAAGTTCCACAACGGCGACCCGCTCACGTCCGAGGACGTGAAGTTCTCCTTCGACCGCTACAAGGGCGCGGCGGCCAAGCTCATCAAGGACCGCGTGAAGGAGGTGCAGACGCCGGACCCGCTCCACGTCCGCATCATCCTGAAAGAGCCGTGGCCGGACTTCATGGCGTTCTTCGGCACCACCGCCTCCGGCATCGGCTGGGTGGTGCCCAAGAAGTACGTGGAGAAGGTGGGCGACGAGGGTTTCAAGAAGGCGCCGATCGGCGCGGGCCCGTACAAGGTGGTGTCGTTCAATCCCGGCGTCGACCTGGTGCTCGAGGCCTTCGAGGGCTACTGGCGGAAGGCGCCCGCCGTGAAGCGGCTCGTCTTCCGGTCCATCACCGACGAGGCGACGCGCGCCGCCGCGGTGAAGCGCGGCGAGGTGGACATCGCCTACCTCGTGTCCGGGCCCATTGCAGAGGAGCTCAAGCGCACCCCCGGCTTCAAGGTGGCCTCGCCCCTGCCGTCGCTCGGCAAGTACTGGCTCGACTTCCCCGAGCAGGCCAATCCGAAATCCCCGTGGCATGACCGGCGGGTGCGCCTGGCCGCGAGCCTCGCGGTGGACCGCAAGGCGGTGAGCGACGCGGAGTGGCTCGGCTTCGCGCGCCCGTCGGGCAGCATCGTCCCCAAGGCCATGGAGTTCGCGCTGGACATTCCGCCGGCGCCCTACGATCCCACCAAGGCCAAGGCACTCCTCGCCGAGGCCGGCTTCCCCAACGGCCTCGACGCGGGGGACTTCACCCCATTTCCGCCCTACTTCTCCATGGGCGAGGCCATCGCCAACTATCTCCGCGCCGTCGGCATCCGCACCTCCCTGAAGACCATGGAGCGCGCCGCCTTCCTCACCGCCTGGCGCGAGAAGAAGATCCCTGGCGTGATCATGGCGCTGGTGGCGCCGGCCGGCAACGCGGCCACGCGGCTCGAGCCCTTCGTCACGAAGGACGGCTTCTACTCGTACAGCGTGATCCCCGAGGCCGAGGATCTCTTCATCCGCCAGTCGCGCGAGCTGGACCGGAAGAAGCGCGAGGCCATGCTGCAGCAGATCCAGAAGCTCATCGCCGACCGCGTGACCCACGCGCCGCTGATGGAGTCGGCGTTCCTGTGGGCGGTCGGCCCGCGCGTGGAGGAATCCGGGATGAGCCTCATCCCGGGCCACGCCTATTCGGCGCCCTACGAGGACGTGAAGGTCAAGAAGTAG
- a CDS encoding AAA family ATPase → MQKRIHILGASGSGTTTLAAALAERLGCAHHDTDTFFWLSTDPPFQHIRERVARTALLRTELEQPGGWVLSGSLCGWGDVFIPLFDLVVFLFVPADLRMARLRAREVTRYGAETIAPGGAMHKGSTEFLQWAAGYDEGGLEIRSLRVHNEWLATLPGPVLRLERVASVADNLAAVLRALGEPAPAATS, encoded by the coding sequence ATGCAGAAGCGCATCCACATTCTCGGAGCGTCGGGTTCGGGCACCACAACGCTCGCGGCGGCGCTCGCCGAGCGGCTCGGCTGCGCCCATCACGACACGGACACATTCTTCTGGCTCTCGACGGATCCGCCCTTCCAGCACATCCGCGAGCGGGTGGCGCGGACCGCCTTGCTCCGCACCGAGCTGGAACAGCCCGGAGGGTGGGTACTCTCGGGCTCGCTCTGCGGCTGGGGCGACGTATTCATTCCGTTGTTCGATCTCGTGGTGTTCTTGTTCGTCCCCGCCGACCTCCGCATGGCACGGCTGCGGGCCCGGGAAGTCACGCGCTACGGCGCGGAGACGATCGCCCCCGGCGGGGCGATGCACAAGGGATCGACCGAGTTTCTCCAGTGGGCGGCCGGCTACGACGAGGGCGGGCTCGAGATCCGCAGCCTGCGCGTGCACAACGAGTGGCTGGCCACGCTGCCCGGGCCGGTGCTCCGGCTCGAGCGCGTGGCCAGCGTCGCGGACAATCTCGCCGCGGTGCTGCGGGCCCTCGGCGAGCCCGCTCCCGCGGCTACTTCTTGA